Proteins encoded by one window of Yersinia massiliensis:
- the araA gene encoding L-arabinose isomerase: MDIFEQSEVWFVIGSQNLYGPKTLQQVMDNAHQVANSLNSEAGLPLRLVLKPLVTTPDEITALCREANFNTACVGVMTWLHTFSPAKMWIGGLSILNKPLLQFHTQFNAQIPWETMDMDFMNLNQTAHGGREFGFIGARMRKQHSVITGHWQDKEAHQRIAQWMRVAAAKQESQQLKVARFGDNMREVAVTDGDKVAAQIQFGYSVNAYGIGDLVTVVDAVSQADIDALVEEYEATYRLTDAVKLNGNKRENLLDAAKIELGMKRFLEQGGFKAFTTNFENLYGLKQLPGLAVQRLMQQGYGFGGEGDWKTAALLRILKVMGTGLKGGTSFMEDYTYNFQPGNDLVVGSHMLEVCPSIAKEEKPLLDVQHLGIGGKADPARLIFSTPAGPALNASLIDMGDRFRLLVNVVDTVEQPHPLPKLPVARAIWQAQPSLATAAEAWIIAGGAHHTVFSQAIGVDELRLYAEMHGIEFLLIDNDTTLPAFKNEIRWNEVYYHLNQR; the protein is encoded by the coding sequence ATGGACATATTCGAACAATCAGAAGTGTGGTTCGTCATCGGCAGCCAAAACCTCTATGGTCCTAAAACACTGCAACAAGTGATGGATAATGCCCATCAGGTCGCCAATAGCCTCAACAGCGAAGCAGGCTTACCCCTTAGACTGGTGCTGAAGCCTTTAGTGACCACACCCGATGAGATAACGGCCCTGTGCCGCGAAGCTAACTTTAATACCGCCTGTGTCGGCGTGATGACTTGGCTACACACCTTCTCCCCAGCCAAAATGTGGATTGGTGGTCTGTCGATTCTGAATAAGCCATTGTTGCAGTTCCACACGCAGTTTAATGCCCAGATCCCATGGGAAACTATGGATATGGACTTTATGAACCTGAACCAAACCGCCCATGGTGGCCGTGAGTTTGGTTTCATTGGCGCGCGTATGCGTAAGCAACATAGCGTGATCACCGGTCACTGGCAGGATAAAGAAGCCCATCAACGCATCGCACAATGGATGCGTGTTGCGGCAGCTAAGCAAGAAAGCCAACAACTGAAAGTGGCACGCTTTGGCGATAACATGCGCGAAGTTGCCGTCACTGATGGGGACAAAGTGGCTGCCCAAATCCAGTTTGGCTACAGCGTTAATGCTTATGGTATTGGTGATTTGGTCACGGTCGTCGATGCTGTTAGTCAGGCTGATATTGATGCGCTGGTGGAAGAGTATGAAGCCACTTATCGCTTGACCGATGCGGTAAAATTGAACGGTAACAAACGCGAAAACTTGTTGGACGCCGCAAAAATTGAGTTAGGCATGAAGCGTTTCTTAGAACAAGGTGGTTTTAAAGCCTTCACCACTAATTTTGAAAACCTGTACGGGCTGAAGCAGTTACCGGGATTAGCGGTACAGCGCCTAATGCAGCAAGGTTATGGGTTTGGCGGCGAAGGCGACTGGAAAACCGCAGCATTACTGCGCATCCTCAAAGTGATGGGAACTGGCCTGAAAGGCGGCACCTCATTTATGGAGGATTACACCTATAACTTCCAACCGGGTAATGATCTCGTGGTCGGCTCTCATATGCTGGAAGTCTGCCCATCTATTGCCAAAGAAGAAAAACCGCTGCTGGACGTGCAACATTTGGGTATCGGCGGTAAAGCTGATCCGGCTCGCTTAATCTTCTCTACCCCCGCTGGCCCTGCGCTGAATGCCAGCTTGATTGATATGGGCGATCGTTTCCGCCTGTTGGTCAATGTCGTTGATACGGTTGAGCAGCCACATCCATTGCCTAAACTCCCAGTAGCACGCGCTATTTGGCAAGCTCAGCCTTCACTGGCCACCGCCGCCGAAGCTTGGATCATCGCGGGTGGCGCGCACCATACCGTCTTCTCGCAAGCTATTGGTGTCGACGAGTTGCGCCTGTATGCAGAAATGCATGGTATTGAGTTCCTGCTGATCGACAACGACACCACACTGCCAGCATTCAAGAATGAAATCCGCTGGAACGAAGTGTATTACCATCTTAATCAGCGTTAA
- a CDS encoding AAA family ATPase: MITRLAISGYRSLRDVVLELGQLNVITGANGSGKSSLYRALRLLSDIGQGQVIQSLAAEGGLQSTLWAGPESFSNAMKSGEQPIQGTVRHHPVSLKLGFAGDDYGYAIDLGLPPPRRSYFARDPEIKIESLWCGNILTHNTLFAERRGPRVRVRDERGSWREAYHGLAAHDSIMTHSTDPRDAPEILLMRERMRAWRFYDNLRTDRHAPARQLQIGTYTPVLASDGSDLAAALQTIIEIGDSEALNHTVADAFSGTTLDILPNFEIQLSQQGLLRPLKVAELSDGTLRYLLLVAALLSPRPPEMMILNEPEISLHVDLLKPLARLIGQAARHTQVIVVSHAAELVGALQEEAHCNQILLDKQWSETHVQQENIPEWEWPTR, translated from the coding sequence ATGATTACTCGACTTGCCATCTCGGGTTACCGTTCTTTGCGTGACGTGGTACTGGAATTAGGGCAATTAAATGTGATTACCGGTGCTAATGGCAGCGGTAAATCGAGCCTTTATCGCGCACTAAGATTGCTGTCAGACATTGGCCAAGGGCAAGTGATTCAGTCGCTTGCGGCAGAGGGAGGGTTGCAATCTACGCTGTGGGCCGGGCCAGAGTCTTTTTCCAATGCGATGAAATCTGGAGAGCAACCGATCCAAGGCACGGTCAGGCATCATCCTGTCAGTCTTAAATTGGGTTTCGCGGGTGACGATTACGGTTATGCCATTGACCTTGGTTTACCGCCCCCGCGTCGCTCCTATTTTGCCCGAGATCCAGAAATCAAAATTGAAAGTCTGTGGTGTGGCAATATTCTCACTCATAACACCCTTTTTGCTGAGCGTCGCGGCCCGCGTGTTCGGGTTCGCGATGAACGCGGCAGTTGGCGTGAGGCTTATCATGGGTTAGCGGCCCATGACAGCATAATGACGCACAGTACCGATCCACGAGACGCGCCAGAGATCCTACTCATGCGTGAGCGGATGCGAGCATGGCGTTTCTACGACAATCTTCGCACCGATCGACATGCCCCCGCACGTCAATTGCAGATAGGCACTTATACGCCGGTACTGGCCAGTGATGGTTCGGATCTGGCGGCGGCATTGCAAACCATCATCGAAATCGGGGATAGCGAAGCTTTAAACCACACCGTTGCAGATGCTTTCTCGGGGACGACGTTGGATATTCTGCCTAATTTTGAAATTCAACTGTCACAGCAAGGTTTACTACGGCCGCTTAAGGTGGCTGAGCTTTCTGATGGCACGTTGCGGTACTTATTATTGGTGGCGGCGCTATTATCACCCCGACCACCAGAGATGATGATACTGAATGAACCGGAAATCAGTCTGCATGTTGATTTACTCAAACCACTGGCTCGTTTGATTGGTCAGGCCGCACGACATACGCAAGTGATTGTGGTTTCACATGCCGCAGAATTGGTGGGGGCATTGCAGGAAGAAGCGCACTGCAATCAAATCTTGTTGGATAAGCAATGGAGTGAAACACACGTGCAGCAAGAAAATATCCCTGAATGGGAGTGGCCCACGAGATAG
- a CDS encoding HlyD family type I secretion periplasmic adaptor subunit, whose product MKLIQFLTKLPLINSLKRYWRHYFPADRPRDEYDFLPAYLDVVERPVAPLARRTAWLLMLTLLLVLIWSIVGKLDIHASANGKAIVSEHSKVIQPLEPGVVTAINVRDGDRVETGQVLIELNPIGIDAELSNINKQLMHRLLEAARMVALLTDDPLAHFISPTKTPEDLIMMSTALLTKEHEEVNAELSRMDSEQAVNQAQLQAAIANIANQIILMKNIHQRLQALRTLAKSKSIAEVELLVQEREWLNAKAEESRFQSEQTVLEAKNLNLTQTRLHYLAEKKRSYQERLNKAHEVINQLQQEQIKLSEKQRQQTLRAPVAGVIQQLAVHTLGGVVTTAQPLMVLVPEDHQLELDVMVLNKDVGFVLPGQAVEVKVDSFPYTRFGTLSGEVKHVSRDAMEDQQLGFVFPARIRLHSDTLVVEGKPVRLSAGMAVSVEIKTGQRRVIDYLLSPLQQYQSEAMRER is encoded by the coding sequence ATGAAGTTGATACAGTTTTTGACTAAATTGCCCCTTATTAATTCATTAAAGCGCTACTGGCGGCACTATTTCCCCGCCGATCGTCCCCGCGATGAATATGACTTTCTTCCTGCCTACCTAGATGTCGTGGAGCGACCTGTGGCACCACTTGCCCGGCGAACTGCATGGCTTTTGATGCTGACCTTGCTGCTGGTGTTGATATGGTCGATTGTCGGGAAGCTTGATATTCATGCCTCTGCCAACGGTAAAGCTATTGTCTCTGAGCATTCGAAAGTAATCCAACCGCTAGAACCCGGTGTCGTGACCGCCATTAATGTTCGCGATGGTGACAGGGTTGAAACCGGTCAGGTCTTGATTGAGTTGAACCCGATTGGTATCGATGCGGAGCTCAGTAATATCAATAAGCAATTGATGCATCGTTTGCTAGAAGCCGCACGTATGGTGGCGCTGCTGACGGATGACCCGCTTGCGCATTTTATCTCCCCCACAAAAACACCTGAAGATTTGATCATGATGTCAACGGCACTTTTGACGAAAGAGCATGAGGAAGTCAATGCGGAGTTGTCCCGTATGGACAGTGAGCAGGCGGTTAATCAAGCCCAGCTACAGGCCGCTATCGCCAATATCGCCAACCAGATAATATTGATGAAAAACATTCATCAACGGCTACAAGCATTGCGAACGTTGGCTAAATCCAAGTCGATTGCTGAAGTCGAATTGTTGGTGCAAGAACGTGAATGGCTAAACGCGAAGGCAGAAGAAAGCCGTTTTCAAAGTGAACAAACCGTTTTAGAGGCGAAGAACCTCAATTTAACGCAGACCCGTTTGCACTATTTGGCTGAAAAGAAACGCAGCTACCAAGAACGATTAAATAAAGCCCATGAAGTGATTAATCAATTGCAGCAGGAACAGATTAAGTTGAGTGAAAAGCAGCGCCAGCAAACCTTGCGTGCGCCAGTCGCGGGGGTGATACAGCAATTGGCTGTTCATACGCTCGGTGGTGTGGTGACGACCGCTCAGCCGCTGATGGTGTTGGTGCCCGAAGATCATCAGTTGGAATTGGATGTCATGGTACTCAATAAAGACGTGGGTTTTGTACTGCCGGGGCAGGCGGTGGAAGTGAAAGTCGACAGTTTCCCCTACACCCGATTTGGCACGTTATCGGGTGAAGTCAAACATGTCTCCCGTGATGCCATGGAGGATCAACAACTGGGATTCGTCTTCCCTGCGCGAATTCGGTTGCATAGCGATACGCTTGTTGTCGAAGGCAAACCCGTCAGGCTATCGGCAGGGATGGCTGTCAGTGTGGAGATTAAGACAGGCCAGCGGCGGGTTATTGATTATTTGTTAAGCCCACTGCAACAATATCAATCCGAAGCCATGAGGGAGCGTTGA
- a CDS encoding type I secretion system permease/ATPase, giving the protein MTSTTSTQAIQPLAALAHAAACFDLPVEPSQLAHQLGLTSEKIDSIAVCRCAGWIGLRARKVYQQFERLGNLALPILFRDGAQWYVLLALNEDGAVIYNAASHQKQSVSQQQLASLWSGEAILLAKAEQQTQKKTAFGFSWFMPVIAKYRHQLRNIILVSLLLQGILLVTPMLFETVIDKVLVSRGIGSLMVLGSAMIALAIAEPCYTFLRGWLFSHLSSRVGAELNTRLYRHLLGLPLSYFGAQQTGQTIAKVREMEQIRSFLTGSALTMLLDLIFVGTFITVMFCYSSQLTWIVLFSLLCYLLFWWAVGGVLRQRVERQYEASAQNTAFLTETISGLETIKTSATEHQFNRGWRQSLAGYVRASFACARTANTAEQGITLINKVTSAVLLWYGVNLVLVGDLSPGQFIAFTMFSGYVTQPILRLAQIWQDFQHTQVALKRIGTILDCPAEPGSAGLSSGNEWTGNLTFKQVRFRYRPDTAEVLQNLNLEIAGGEFIGITGPSGCGKSTLTKLLQRLYIPQHGQILVDGQDLAITDATALRCQMSVVLQDSVLFSGTLRDNICQCRPNADDTQVEHVARQAGAHDFIMSLPQGYQTQVGERGSLLSGGQRQRVALARALMAAPKILILDEATSALDYESEAAIMRQLPVITRNRTVICIAHRLNTLRQCDRILVLKEGQVLEQGSHQALVDQAGVYARLWQLQTG; this is encoded by the coding sequence ATGACAAGTACAACGTCAACTCAGGCTATTCAACCCTTGGCGGCATTAGCCCATGCCGCTGCGTGTTTTGATCTGCCCGTCGAACCCTCTCAACTGGCCCATCAGTTGGGATTAACATCCGAAAAAATAGATAGCATTGCTGTCTGTCGCTGCGCAGGTTGGATTGGTTTGCGCGCGAGGAAGGTATACCAGCAATTTGAACGTTTGGGGAATTTAGCGCTACCGATACTCTTTAGAGATGGTGCGCAGTGGTACGTGCTGCTGGCATTAAATGAAGATGGGGCGGTCATTTACAATGCAGCCAGTCACCAGAAGCAATCCGTCAGCCAGCAGCAACTGGCTAGTCTGTGGTCAGGTGAAGCTATTTTGCTGGCAAAAGCAGAACAACAGACGCAGAAGAAAACCGCGTTTGGCTTCAGTTGGTTCATGCCGGTGATAGCCAAGTATCGGCACCAACTCCGCAACATCATTTTAGTCTCGTTACTACTGCAAGGCATTTTGCTGGTCACACCGATGCTATTTGAAACGGTGATCGACAAAGTACTCGTCAGTCGGGGCATCGGAAGTCTAATGGTACTGGGTAGTGCCATGATTGCGTTGGCGATTGCTGAGCCCTGTTACACCTTCTTACGTGGATGGTTGTTCTCTCATCTCTCCAGTCGCGTAGGGGCTGAGCTCAATACTCGCCTTTATCGCCATTTGCTTGGGCTACCATTGAGCTACTTTGGTGCGCAACAAACGGGGCAAACAATCGCTAAAGTCCGCGAAATGGAACAGATCCGCAGCTTCCTAACGGGATCCGCTTTGACGATGCTGCTGGACCTGATTTTTGTCGGCACTTTTATCACGGTGATGTTTTGCTACAGCAGCCAATTGACTTGGATCGTACTGTTTTCATTGCTGTGTTATCTGCTGTTTTGGTGGGCGGTGGGAGGCGTCTTACGTCAACGGGTTGAGCGGCAATATGAAGCCAGCGCACAGAACACTGCATTTTTGACCGAAACCATTAGCGGGTTGGAAACCATTAAAACGTCAGCCACAGAGCATCAATTTAATCGGGGCTGGCGGCAATCATTAGCGGGTTATGTTCGGGCTTCCTTTGCTTGTGCGCGAACAGCAAATACGGCCGAGCAAGGTATCACACTGATCAACAAGGTGACGTCGGCTGTTTTACTTTGGTATGGCGTGAATTTGGTTTTGGTCGGTGACCTGAGTCCTGGGCAATTCATCGCATTTACGATGTTTTCAGGTTATGTCACTCAGCCCATCTTGCGTTTGGCACAGATATGGCAAGATTTCCAACATACACAAGTTGCCCTGAAACGCATCGGTACTATCTTGGATTGTCCGGCCGAACCGGGCAGTGCGGGATTATCCTCAGGCAATGAGTGGACGGGAAATTTAACCTTTAAACAGGTGCGTTTTCGCTATCGCCCCGATACGGCTGAGGTGTTGCAGAATCTTAATTTGGAGATTGCGGGCGGCGAATTTATCGGTATCACAGGGCCATCAGGCTGCGGAAAATCCACGCTGACCAAGTTGTTGCAACGTCTCTATATTCCGCAGCACGGGCAGATTCTGGTGGACGGGCAAGATTTAGCCATTACCGACGCCACGGCATTACGTTGCCAAATGAGTGTGGTCTTGCAAGATAGCGTGCTGTTCTCCGGCACGTTGAGAGACAATATTTGCCAATGCCGGCCCAACGCCGATGATACTCAGGTTGAACATGTCGCCCGCCAAGCGGGTGCCCATGATTTTATTATGTCGCTGCCGCAAGGCTATCAAACCCAAGTTGGGGAAAGGGGCAGTTTACTTTCTGGCGGGCAACGACAGCGTGTGGCGCTCGCTAGAGCACTCATGGCTGCCCCCAAAATTCTGATTCTTGATGAAGCTACCAGTGCTCTGGATTATGAGTCTGAGGCAGCCATTATGCGCCAATTACCGGTGATCACTCGCAATCGCACTGTGATTTGTATCGCGCATCGGTTGAACACTTTACGTCAGTGTGACCGGATTTTGGTCTTAAAAGAGGGGCAAGTGCTAGAACAAGGCAGTCATCAGGCGCTGGTGGATCAAGCGGGTGTCTACGCACGTTTATGGCAGTTACAAACGGGGTAA